The window TAAAATTAAATAGGTTAAACAACGCATCTTTAGCAAACTCGACAATCGTTCAAATTAGCTTTTACGATCTTTTTCCTTGTAAACATTTCTGATTTAAGTTATCCAAAATTTTGTTCGGCAGGGATCAAACGTTGTGCGGGGTTATTTTAAAAAATACCTATAATATAGAGCTGAATTAATTGATGTACCGCTTTAATAGTTAACTACAAAAATACTGAAAATACTATATATTGCCTGGGTGGCGGAAATCGGTAGACGCAAGGGACTTAAAATCCGCATCTTCAAATTGAGATTACAATTAGTTAGGTAGGATTGTAGAGGATTTGTAGAGCATCAATCATCCTTTTTTGCTACTGGCATCGGCCCATAGTTCAAATCTTCACTTGCCTCCTGCAAGTGTTTCGGTGATAGTTTCGTATACACCTTTGTGCTTTTCGGCGATTTGTGCCTCATCAACTCCTGGATTGTAGTATCACCCTTATCCATCATTGCCATATGGCTTCCAACAGTGTGTCTTAAATCGTGAAATCTATGCTTTTCCAGCCCTGCTTTCCTTGCATATGCCTTAAATTCCTTTGAAACCTTTTCAACATCGTCAATTTTGAATCTGAAAATGGTAGGGCGGTTTTTGCTCCTTTCCAGGCATCGATTGAGTATTGCCCTGGTATGCTTGTTTAAGGGAACCCGTCTTAAAAATATGCCGACGCTAAAAATCTGGTACGTATTCATTGATGACCATCATGGTCTTTCGAAGCGATTAAATCGTTTTACAAAAACGAACTCTCTGGGGCATACTTGGGTATAGGGTAAGGTGAGAAACGCCCGTATACGACGCTCCTGGCGGGCTTTTAGGGAAGTAAAAATGGAATATCAAAAGAAGTAATTGTGGTAGTATAATAATAGTATCTAACCTGACTACCTGACCACTTGGACAACGTTGTCCAAAGCCTGCGGACAGCATCAAATCCAAAGTTAAAATCCAGTTCGCAGTTGACAGGTGATGCTGAGGCGATGGGATATAAGATGCTTATACTATTGCTAAAACCTATGATTTTACCTTGAGATTTACCCTTTAATAAAACAAGCGGGGTGGACTCTATGGGATGCGGGTGTGGATATGGACCTGACGGA of the Candidatus Desulfatibia profunda genome contains:
- a CDS encoding tyrosine-type recombinase/integrase: MNTYQIFSVGIFLRRVPLNKHTRAILNRCLERSKNRPTIFRFKIDDVEKVSKEFKAYARKAGLEKHRFHDLRHTVGSHMAMMDKGDTTIQELMRHKSPKSTKVYTKLSPKHLQEASEDLNYGPMPVAKKDD